The genomic interval ACCTGGCAGTATCTGCCCAGTGTTCCGGCAACCGCTTCGTGGCTGCCATGGGTGGTTTTGACGACCGCCCGCTGGAGTGTGCAGCCGGATGTGCGTCGCGCCACATGGTGGGGCACTGCGATGGGACTGTGCCTGCTGGCGGGGCATCTGCAGATTGCTTTTTACGTGCTGGGGGCGGGGCTGCTGCTGGCAATATACGGCATTCTCATGCGCATCCGCATCAGGAAAACTTCCGCGTCGTTCTCAGAGACAGCGGGAAGTAAAACAGGCACCTGGGCATCCGCGCTGCTTGCCTTTGCCCTTGCCCTCGCCCTGAGCGCGCCGCAGGTATTGCCTGCGGTGGAGATGTCCCGCCTTTCGCACCGGCGTGCTCCCGCGACGATGGAAGGATATTCGGCTTACGTGGGCAGTGCGATGCCCGTCGCCCATCTGATAACCCTGTTCCTGCCCGATTTCTTCGGTCACCCCGGCGTCGCTCGTACCGACGCACCCGAGGTCAGTACCTACTGGGGCAAAGGTAACTACGCGGAGTTCGCCTGCTTTGTGGGCATTCCTGTGTTACTGCTGGCGGTACTGGGTGCATGGGGCTATCGCTCTTTCTGGCGGGTCTATGCCCTGCTGATGGCTATTCTGGCGATGCTTCTCGCTCTGGGAAAGCCTCTCAATGCCCTGCTCTACTTCGGTGTGCCTGGTTTCAGCGGAACGGGCTCGCCGGCGCGGGTGCTGCTGCTGTGGGCTTTCGGTATGGCGCTGCTGGCGGCGATGGGGGCAGACCGGTTAGTCTCCGCTTCCCGGAAGGAGTGGCAGTGGACGGGGGGAGTACTGGCTGGACTGCTTGCCGTCAGCCTGCTTGCTGCGCGGACAACGACGGTGCAGGCGCTGGGGGAAGAGGCTTTTGCCGAATTGCTCGGTGCGCAGATGCCGATGCTCGTGCAGGGTATCGCTCTGGCTGTGATGGGCGCGGGGGCGGTGGTTATTGGCAGCAAAAGGCAGTGGAACCACCTGCTGATGCAGGGTATCCTGACGGTGTGCGTGCTGGGAAGCCTGTGGCTTGCGGGCGCTGGCTACAATCCTACCGCCCTAGCCGACAGCGTCTACCCGACCACACCTCTTCTGGAACAGACGCAGAACCTCACGGAAGGCAAGTGGCGCGTCTTCGCTGTGCAGAGCAGCTGGAGCCTGTATCGCGCGCCGCAGGCGATTTTGCCGCCCAATCTGGCAACGGCCGCGGGGCTGTATGACCTGCAGGTTTACGATTCGCTGATGCCCTTGCGGACAAAACGGTGGCTGGACGGGCTGAACGGCAGAGACTCCGCGCCGGTGGAGAACGGAAACATGGCGCTGGGCTGGCGCGCACCTGTCGACCGTCTCGCACAGGCTGGAGTGAAAGTGGTGCTGTCGGTGCAACCGCTTGCCGAAGCAGGTTTGCGACTGCTCACGCAGAGCGCGGAAGGGTACCTTTATGAGTTGACGGGGGTGCGTTCATGGGTGCGTACCGAAGACGGTCGGGAGTGTCCGTTCCGCCGCCAGGGTTGTAACCGCCTGCAGATTACTCTACCCGAAGCGGCAACGAGGTTGCACGTGATGCAGACTTTCTATCCGGGCTGGAAGGTGGAACCGTCGGGAGTGATCGAGCCGCTGGATGACGCCTTTCAGCGTGTGCGGTTGCCTGCCGGGGTGCAGGTCATCACACTGCGTTTCGCGCCCGACCTGTTGAAAGTATGTCTGTACCTTGCGCTGGTTGCGACGGGGTGGCTGACCTGCGTTTGCTTGATGAGCAGGATGTTCCATGCCGAAAATCGAAACATGGAATAACCGTGTACACGGCTTTTGTAGGGGTGAGCGATGCGCGTCTGGTGGATATGTGCCATACTGCTCATTTGCTGCGGCACGCCGCTGTGGGCGGACGTGGCGGGCTTTGTGAAAGCGCGCCAGAGCCTGAAGGCGTTGCCGGTGGGCGGCATCAGCTATTTGCAGCAGAATGTGGAAGTGTATCGCGGCAAGGTGGTGGAGCTCACCGCTACCGTCAAAGGCATCAGTCAGATAGGCGAGGCACAGGTGGTTGTCCTGCAGTCGGCGGATGGGGCGTCGGTGTGTCCGCGCGTCAGTCAGCCCCTGCAGGAGCAGCTGGGGGCACGGTTGCGGGTGCTCCTGCGCGTCGGAGAAGATAACCTGGTGGGTTTGAGCAGTGTCGACCTTCTTCAGGCGGTACACGAGGCAGACATCGCACAGTGGGAATTACAACAGCGCCAGAAGCAAGAAGTATCGAAACAGCCACCGCAGCGTGCCTCGCGTCCCCTCGCCTCGCGGTTCAACACGCCTGTGCGAACCAGCCAGGGGACGGTAATCACCTTCGAGCAGTGGCACAGTGCCGTATACGATGCCTACGCCCGTGCGATTTCGCGCTTCAACCCGCGGCTAAAGCCTCAGCAGGTGGAGGTCATTACCAACAGCATTCTGGCTTTCAGCTGGTACTACCGCGTAGACCCGCGTCTGGTGGTGGCAATGGTGCTGGCAGAGTCGGGCTTTCGCCCCGATGCGGTTTCGCGTGCCGGCGCGATGGGGTTGGGGCAGTTGATGCCCGGCACCGCACGCGGACTGGGCGTCAGCAATCCCTTCGACCCCGTCCAGAACCTGGCTGGTGCGATACGCCTGTTGCATGGACACCTGAACACCTATTCGCGCGGTCGCGCCTACCGCGAGGGCACGGTGAGCTGGAATGACATCATCCTCGCCATGGCGGCTTATAACGCCGGCTCTGGCGCGGTGCGCAAATACGGCGGTGTGCCCCCCTACCGCGAGACGCAAACCTATGTGCGACGGGTCATCGCGCTATACAAGCAGCTTTGCGGGATGAAGTAGCCACTTTT from Bacillota bacterium carries:
- a CDS encoding transglycosylase SLT domain-containing protein encodes the protein MRVWWICAILLICCGTPLWADVAGFVKARQSLKALPVGGISYLQQNVEVYRGKVVELTATVKGISQIGEAQVVVLQSADGASVCPRVSQPLQEQLGARLRVLLRVGEDNLVGLSSVDLLQAVHEADIAQWELQQRQKQEVSKQPPQRASRPLASRFNTPVRTSQGTVITFEQWHSAVYDAYARAISRFNPRLKPQQVEVITNSILAFSWYYRVDPRLVVAMVLAESGFRPDAVSRAGAMGLGQLMPGTARGLGVSNPFDPVQNLAGAIRLLHGHLNTYSRGRAYREGTVSWNDIILAMAAYNAGSGAVRKYGGVPPYRETQTYVRRVIALYKQLCGMK